A region from the Mycolicibacterium litorale genome encodes:
- a CDS encoding magnesium transporter MgtE N-terminal domain-containing protein, with amino-acid sequence MAAVNRVYAARLAGMAVLGPDGESIGRVRDVVISISIVRQQPRVLGLVVELLTRRRIFVPILRVTAIEPSAVTLTTANVSLRKFVQRPGEVLVLGQVLETRVRVDDPDLTELAGIDVVVVDLGIEQSRTRDWLVTRVAVRTQRRLGRRSNIHVVEWHHVHGLTPSGLAMPDQGVASLLEQFEGQRAVEVAEAIRELPAKRRYEVVNALDDERLADVLQELPMDDQADVLRQMKTDRAADVLEAMDPDDAADLLGSMTPADAETLLRRMDPEDSEDVRRLLSHSPDTAGGLMTSEPVVLAPDVTVAEALARVRDPDLTPALASLAFVARPPTATPTGHYLGCVHLQRLLREPPATLVSGILDTDLPSLSPQDSLGAVTRYFAAYNLVCGPVVDEENHLLGAVSVDDVLDHLLPDDWRERVTEPELTGTEGTS; translated from the coding sequence ATGGCGGCGGTGAACAGGGTCTACGCAGCGCGGCTCGCGGGAATGGCGGTACTCGGCCCCGACGGCGAGTCGATCGGCCGCGTGCGCGATGTGGTGATCAGCATCAGCATCGTCCGCCAACAGCCGCGCGTCCTCGGACTCGTCGTCGAATTGCTCACCCGGCGAAGGATTTTCGTTCCGATCCTGCGCGTCACCGCGATCGAGCCGAGCGCGGTCACCCTCACGACGGCCAATGTGTCGCTGCGGAAGTTCGTGCAACGTCCCGGTGAGGTGCTGGTGCTGGGTCAGGTACTCGAGACCCGCGTGCGCGTCGACGATCCGGACCTGACCGAGCTCGCCGGAATCGACGTCGTCGTGGTCGATCTCGGCATCGAGCAGAGCCGCACCCGCGACTGGCTGGTCACCCGCGTCGCCGTGCGCACCCAGCGTCGCCTCGGCCGCCGCTCGAACATCCACGTCGTCGAATGGCATCACGTCCACGGCCTCACGCCGTCGGGTCTGGCGATGCCCGACCAGGGCGTGGCTTCGCTGCTCGAACAGTTCGAGGGGCAGCGGGCGGTGGAGGTCGCCGAGGCGATCCGCGAGTTGCCCGCCAAACGTCGCTACGAGGTGGTCAACGCGCTCGACGACGAACGGCTCGCCGACGTGCTGCAGGAACTGCCGATGGACGACCAGGCCGACGTGCTGCGCCAGATGAAGACCGACCGCGCGGCCGACGTGCTCGAGGCGATGGATCCCGACGACGCCGCCGACCTGCTCGGCTCCATGACGCCCGCCGACGCCGAGACGCTGCTGCGCCGGATGGATCCCGAGGACTCCGAGGATGTGCGCCGGCTGCTGAGCCACTCCCCCGACACCGCGGGCGGTCTGATGACCTCCGAACCGGTGGTGCTGGCGCCCGACGTCACCGTCGCCGAGGCGCTCGCCCGGGTGCGCGACCCCGACCTGACGCCGGCGCTGGCCTCGCTGGCGTTCGTCGCCCGGCCCCCCACCGCGACGCCCACCGGCCACTATCTGGGTTGCGTGCACCTGCAGCGGCTGCTGCGCGAACCACCCGCCACCTTGGTCAGCGGGATCCTCGACACCGACCTGCCGAGCCTGAGCCCGCAGGATTCGCTGGGCGCCGTCACGCGCTACTTCGCGGCCTACAATCTCGTCTGCGGTCCGGTCGTCGACGAGGAGAACCACCTGCTGGGCGCGGTGTCGGTCGACGACGTCCTCGACCACCTGCTCCCCGACGACTGGCGCGAACGGGTCACCGAACCCGAACTGACCGGCACCGAAGGGACGTCATGA
- the corA gene encoding magnesium/cobalt transporter CorA has product MTGAGAYHLRVPSFHVPVARAVVDCGVYCDGERLPGRFTHASALQRARELAGEGRSAFVWIGLHEPDEHQMQTVADVFGLHELAVEDAVHAHQRPKVERYDDTLFLVLKTVKYIEHESMAKVREIVETGEIMVFVGPQFVVTVRHGDHSGLTGVRRHLEATPAVLALGPYAVMHAIADHVVDSYLDVTEMVETDIDAMEEDIFSPRSRTNIEHIYLLKREVVELRRAVAPLTPALQRIGDFDDLISIEVRRYMRDVLDHNIRASDRIGSYDDMLSSLVQAALGKVAMQQNVDMRKISSWVAIAAVPTALAGIYGMNFDHMPELHQVWGYPAVLLVMVTVCGLLYRTFRRNHWL; this is encoded by the coding sequence CTGACCGGTGCGGGCGCGTACCATCTGCGGGTGCCGTCTTTCCATGTCCCGGTGGCGCGGGCGGTCGTCGACTGCGGTGTGTACTGCGACGGCGAGCGGTTGCCGGGAAGGTTCACCCACGCGTCCGCGCTGCAGCGGGCCCGCGAACTCGCCGGCGAGGGCCGGTCGGCGTTCGTATGGATCGGCCTGCACGAACCCGACGAACACCAGATGCAAACGGTCGCCGACGTGTTCGGGCTGCACGAACTGGCCGTCGAAGACGCGGTGCACGCCCATCAGCGACCCAAGGTCGAGCGGTACGACGACACGTTGTTCCTGGTCCTCAAGACGGTCAAGTACATCGAGCACGAGTCGATGGCCAAGGTGCGCGAGATCGTCGAGACCGGCGAGATCATGGTGTTCGTCGGACCCCAGTTCGTCGTCACCGTCCGCCACGGCGACCACAGCGGACTGACCGGGGTCCGCAGGCACCTCGAAGCCACCCCGGCTGTCCTCGCGCTCGGCCCGTACGCGGTGATGCACGCGATCGCCGACCACGTCGTCGACAGCTACCTCGACGTCACCGAGATGGTCGAGACCGATATCGACGCGATGGAAGAGGACATCTTCTCGCCCCGGTCACGCACCAACATCGAACACATCTACCTTCTCAAACGCGAAGTGGTGGAACTGCGCCGCGCGGTCGCGCCGCTGACGCCGGCGCTGCAGCGGATCGGCGACTTCGACGATCTGATCTCCATCGAGGTGCGCCGTTACATGCGCGACGTCCTCGACCACAACATCCGCGCCTCCGACCGCATCGGCAGCTACGACGACATGCTCAGCTCGCTGGTGCAGGCCGCGCTCGGCAAGGTGGCGATGCAGCAGAACGTCGACATGCGCAAGATCTCGTCGTGGGTCGCCATCGCAGCGGTGCCGACCGCGCTCGCCGGCATCTACGGGATGAACTTCGACCACATGCCCGAACTGCACCAGGTGTGGGGCTACCCGGCGGTGCTGCTGGTGATGGTGACGGTGTGCGGGCTGCTCTACCGCACCTTCCGCCGCAACCACTGGCTCTAG
- a CDS encoding ABC transporter substrate-binding protein, whose translation MRARRLSAAAVAALTTASTLSACSSGDGGIVINYYTPANEAATFTAVSERCNDELGGRFRIQQRNLPKGADDQRLQLARRLTGNDRSLDVMALDVVWTAEFAEAGWALPLSDDPAGLAEADANANTLPGPLETAKWQDKLYASPITTNTQLLWYRPDLMAQAPTTWDGMVAEATRLHAEGGPSWIAVQGKQYEGLVVWFNTLLESAGGQVLSDDGQRVTLTDTPEHRAATVKALQIIKSVATAPGADPSITQTDETTARLALEQGKAALEVNWPYVLPSFLENAVKGGVSFLPLDEDPALAGSINEVGTFSPSDEQFTRAFDASRPVLGFAPYPGVNPGEPAKVTLGGLNLAVAKTTQHPAEAFEAVRCLRNVENQRYTSVEGGLPAVRASLYDDPAFQKEYPQYEIIRDQLTNAAVRPATPVYQAVSTRMSVTLAPINQIDPERTADELTEQVQKAIDGKGLIP comes from the coding sequence GTGCGCGCTCGGCGGCTATCGGCTGCAGCAGTCGCCGCGCTGACGACGGCGTCGACCCTGTCGGCGTGCAGTTCCGGCGACGGTGGAATCGTCATCAACTACTACACCCCGGCGAACGAGGCGGCGACCTTCACCGCGGTCTCCGAGCGCTGTAACGACGAACTCGGCGGGCGCTTCCGGATCCAGCAGCGCAACCTGCCCAAGGGCGCCGACGACCAGCGCCTGCAGCTCGCCCGCCGGCTCACCGGCAACGACCGCTCGCTCGACGTGATGGCGCTCGACGTGGTCTGGACCGCGGAGTTCGCCGAGGCCGGTTGGGCGCTGCCGCTGTCCGACGACCCGGCGGGACTGGCCGAGGCCGACGCGAACGCCAACACCCTGCCGGGGCCGCTGGAGACCGCGAAGTGGCAGGACAAGCTCTACGCGTCGCCGATCACCACCAATACGCAATTGCTCTGGTACCGGCCCGATCTGATGGCGCAGGCGCCGACCACCTGGGACGGCATGGTCGCCGAGGCGACCCGGCTGCACGCCGAGGGCGGCCCGAGCTGGATCGCCGTCCAGGGCAAGCAGTACGAGGGTCTGGTGGTGTGGTTCAACACGCTGCTTGAGAGTGCGGGCGGTCAGGTGCTCTCCGACGACGGCCAGCGGGTGACGCTGACCGACACCCCGGAGCACCGGGCGGCCACCGTCAAGGCGTTGCAGATCATCAAATCAGTGGCCACCGCGCCGGGCGCCGATCCGTCGATCACGCAGACCGACGAGACCACCGCGCGTCTGGCGCTCGAACAGGGCAAGGCCGCACTCGAGGTGAACTGGCCCTACGTGCTGCCGTCGTTCCTGGAGAACGCGGTCAAGGGCGGGGTGTCGTTCCTGCCGCTCGACGAGGATCCGGCGCTCGCGGGCAGCATCAACGAGGTCGGCACGTTCTCACCCAGCGACGAGCAGTTCACCCGCGCGTTCGACGCCAGCCGGCCGGTGCTCGGGTTCGCGCCGTATCCGGGCGTCAACCCGGGGGAGCCGGCGAAGGTCACCCTCGGCGGGCTCAACCTCGCCGTCGCCAAGACCACCCAGCATCCCGCGGAGGCGTTCGAGGCGGTGCGCTGCCTGCGCAACGTCGAGAACCAGCGCTACACGTCGGTGGAGGGCGGCCTGCCCGCCGTGCGGGCGTCGCTGTACGACGACCCGGCGTTCCAGAAGGAGTACCCGCAGTACGAGATCATCCGCGACCAGCTGACCAACGCCGCGGTGCGGCCGGCGACGCCGGTGTACCAGGCGGTGTCGACGCGGATGTCGGTGACGCTCGCGCCGATCAACCAGATCGACCCGGAACGCACGGCCGACGAACTGACCGAGCAGGTGCAGAAGGCCATCGACGGTAAGGGGCTGATCCCGTGA
- a CDS encoding DUF4190 domain-containing protein produces the protein MTNPDRDPEQSSPAESGSGGAEPPAGGYEAPAYGQPPGYPPPTPGFDQPGYQQPGYQQPGYEQPGYEQPGYETPGYQQPGYPPPPPGYQPYGSYGGYDAPAGYPPPPPGYPPYGGAYGAAPKTNSLAIWSLVASLIGFICCIGSVAGIALGLVSLNQIKQNQEEGQGLAIAGIAVGAVSLLAGLVMTVVFMNV, from the coding sequence ATGACGAATCCGGACCGAGACCCCGAGCAGTCGTCACCAGCGGAGTCCGGTTCCGGCGGCGCCGAGCCGCCCGCCGGCGGGTACGAAGCGCCGGCCTACGGCCAGCCGCCGGGCTACCCGCCGCCCACCCCCGGTTTCGATCAGCCCGGGTATCAGCAGCCCGGCTACCAGCAGCCCGGTTACGAGCAGCCCGGTTACGAGCAGCCCGGTTACGAAACACCCGGCTACCAGCAGCCGGGGTATCCGCCGCCGCCACCGGGGTACCAGCCGTACGGGTCGTACGGCGGCTATGACGCACCCGCGGGCTATCCGCCCCCGCCGCCCGGATATCCGCCGTACGGCGGCGCGTACGGTGCGGCGCCCAAGACCAATTCGCTGGCGATCTGGTCGCTGGTCGCGTCGCTGATCGGGTTCATCTGCTGCATCGGCTCGGTCGCGGGCATCGCGCTCGGCCTGGTCTCGCTCAATCAGATCAAGCAGAACCAGGAAGAAGGCCAGGGCCTGGCCATCGCCGGGATCGCCGTCGGCGCGGTGTCGCTGCTCGCCGGCCTGGTGATGACCGTCGTCTTCATGAACGTCTGA
- a CDS encoding HpcH/HpaI aldolase/citrate lyase family protein, producing the protein MIEKAKGLPADEVFLDLEDAVATEAKAEARTRVALALGESGWGAQVRGVRVNDWTTPWTYADVIEVVSTAGAHLDIIVLPKVTDVSHVHALDLLLTQLETTHGLPVGRIGIEAQIENAQGLTNIDAIAAGPRVRALVLGPADLMASLNMRTLVVGEQPEGYDVGDAYHHILMRILIAARTHGVLAIDGPFLKVRDVEAFRRVAGRSAALGFDGKWVLHPDQITAGNEIFSPRQQDYDHAELVLEAYEWHTSRAGGARGAVMLGDEMIDEASRKMALVIAAKGRAAGMTRRGEPFRPPS; encoded by the coding sequence ATGATCGAGAAGGCCAAGGGTTTGCCGGCCGACGAGGTGTTCCTCGATCTGGAGGACGCGGTGGCGACCGAGGCCAAGGCCGAGGCGCGTACCCGGGTCGCGCTGGCGCTGGGCGAATCCGGTTGGGGCGCACAGGTTCGCGGTGTGCGGGTCAACGACTGGACCACACCGTGGACCTACGCCGACGTCATCGAGGTGGTGTCGACCGCCGGCGCGCACCTCGACATCATCGTGTTGCCGAAGGTCACCGACGTCTCGCACGTCCACGCGCTCGATCTGCTGCTGACCCAACTCGAGACGACACACGGGTTGCCCGTCGGCCGCATCGGCATCGAGGCGCAGATCGAGAACGCCCAGGGCCTGACCAACATCGACGCGATCGCCGCGGGTCCGCGCGTGCGGGCGCTGGTGCTCGGGCCCGCCGACCTGATGGCCAGCCTCAACATGCGGACCCTGGTCGTCGGGGAACAGCCCGAGGGTTACGACGTCGGCGACGCCTACCACCACATCCTGATGCGCATCCTCATCGCGGCCCGCACCCACGGCGTGCTGGCGATCGACGGACCGTTCCTGAAGGTGCGCGACGTCGAGGCCTTCCGCCGGGTGGCGGGCCGCTCGGCGGCGCTGGGCTTCGACGGCAAATGGGTGTTGCATCCGGATCAGATCACCGCGGGCAACGAGATCTTCAGCCCGCGCCAGCAGGACTACGACCACGCCGAGTTGGTCCTCGAGGCCTACGAGTGGCACACGTCGCGCGCCGGCGGCGCCCGCGGTGCGGTGATGCTCGGCGACGAGATGATCGACGAGGCCAGCCGCAAGATGGCGCTGGTGATCGCCGCCAAGGGCCGCGCCGCGGGGATGACCCGCCGGGGCGAGCCGTTCCGCCCGCCCAGCTGA
- a CDS encoding carbohydrate ABC transporter permease, with protein sequence MEPAAQTKPPTAASGGTDDARSERRLAFLLIAPAVILMLAVTAYPIGYAVWLSLQRYNLAEPDDVAFVGLENYITVLSDGYWWTAFAVTLAITVVSVAIEFVIGMALALVMHRTIFGKGVVRTAILVPYGIVTVAASYSWYYAWTPGTGYLANLLPEGSAPLTEQLPSLAIVVLAEVWKTTPFMALLLLAGLALVPQDLLNAAQVDGAGAWKRLVKVILPLIKPAILVALLFRTLDAFRIFDNIYVLTGGANNTGSVSILGYDNLFKAFNLGLGSAISVLVFLSVAIIAFIYIKVFGASAPGSDEERR encoded by the coding sequence ATGGAACCCGCGGCGCAGACCAAACCGCCGACCGCGGCGAGCGGCGGCACCGACGATGCCCGCTCCGAGCGACGGCTGGCGTTCCTGCTGATCGCCCCGGCGGTCATCCTGATGCTGGCCGTCACCGCCTACCCGATCGGGTACGCGGTGTGGTTGAGCCTGCAGCGCTACAACCTGGCCGAGCCGGACGACGTGGCGTTCGTCGGGCTGGAGAACTACATCACCGTGCTCAGCGATGGCTACTGGTGGACGGCGTTCGCGGTGACGCTGGCGATCACCGTGGTGTCGGTCGCCATCGAGTTCGTCATCGGCATGGCGCTGGCACTGGTCATGCACCGCACGATCTTCGGCAAGGGTGTGGTGCGCACCGCGATCCTGGTGCCCTACGGCATCGTGACCGTCGCGGCGTCCTACAGCTGGTACTACGCGTGGACGCCGGGCACCGGCTACCTGGCCAACCTGCTGCCCGAGGGCAGTGCGCCGCTGACCGAGCAGCTGCCGTCGCTGGCCATCGTGGTGCTCGCCGAGGTGTGGAAGACGACGCCGTTCATGGCGCTGCTGCTGCTGGCCGGTCTGGCGCTGGTCCCGCAGGATCTACTCAACGCGGCGCAGGTCGACGGCGCCGGCGCCTGGAAGCGGCTGGTGAAAGTCATTCTGCCGCTGATCAAACCGGCGATCCTGGTGGCGTTGCTGTTCCGCACGCTCGACGCGTTCCGCATCTTCGACAACATCTACGTCCTCACCGGCGGCGCCAACAACACCGGCTCGGTGTCGATCCTCGGGTACGACAACCTGTTCAAGGCGTTCAACCTGGGGCTCGGTTCGGCGATCAGCGTGCTGGTGTTCCTGTCGGTGGCGATCATCGCGTTCATCTACATCAAGGTGTTCGGCGCATCGGCCCCGGGTTCGGACGAGGAAAGGCGCTGA
- a CDS encoding carbohydrate ABC transporter permease, producing the protein MNERVSPGRATGWTIVNIIVVLYALFPVLWILSLSLKSTATVKDGKLIPSEITFANYKAIFTGNAFTSALLNSIGIGLITTFIAVVIGGMAAYAVARLTFPGKRLLIGVALLIAMFPHISLVTPIFNIERALGLFDTWPGLIIPYITFALPLAIYTLSAFFREIPWDLEKAAKMDGATPAQAFRMVIAPLAAPGIVTAAILVFIFAWNDLLLALSLTATERAITAPVAIANFTGSSQFEEPTGSIAAGAMVITIPIIVFVLIFQRRIVAGLTSGAVKG; encoded by the coding sequence GTGAACGAGCGGGTCAGCCCCGGGCGCGCGACCGGGTGGACGATCGTCAACATCATCGTGGTGCTCTACGCGCTGTTCCCGGTGCTGTGGATCCTGAGCCTGTCGCTGAAGTCCACGGCAACGGTCAAGGACGGCAAGCTGATTCCGTCGGAGATCACGTTCGCCAACTACAAGGCGATCTTCACCGGCAACGCCTTCACCTCGGCGCTGCTGAACTCCATCGGCATCGGGCTGATCACCACCTTCATCGCCGTGGTGATCGGCGGGATGGCCGCCTACGCGGTGGCCCGCCTGACGTTCCCGGGCAAGCGGCTGCTGATCGGCGTCGCGCTGCTGATCGCGATGTTCCCCCACATCTCGCTGGTCACACCGATTTTCAACATCGAGCGCGCCCTCGGGCTGTTCGACACCTGGCCCGGGTTGATCATCCCGTACATCACGTTCGCGCTGCCGCTGGCGATCTACACGCTCTCGGCGTTCTTCCGGGAGATCCCATGGGATCTGGAGAAGGCCGCCAAGATGGACGGGGCGACGCCGGCTCAGGCGTTCCGCATGGTGATCGCACCGCTGGCCGCGCCGGGTATCGTGACCGCCGCCATCCTGGTCTTCATCTTCGCGTGGAACGACCTGCTGCTGGCGCTGTCGCTGACGGCGACGGAGCGGGCGATCACCGCGCCGGTGGCGATCGCGAACTTCACCGGCAGCTCGCAGTTCGAGGAGCCGACGGGGTCGATCGCGGCCGGCGCCATGGTGATCACGATCCCGATCATTGTCTTTGTCCTGATCTTCCAGCGACGGATTGTCGCCGGGTTGACGTCCGGTGCGGTGAAGGGGTAG
- a CDS encoding general stress protein encodes MTSPFQSGPTPGAPGATPTPQAGGRGVPGPLPTPPKGWPIGSYATYAEAQRAVDYLSDQQFPVQQVTIVGVDLMQVERVTGRLTWPKVLGGGVLTGAWLGLFIGLILGFFSPNPWSALLTGLIAGVFFGLITSAIPYAMARGTRDFSSTMQLVAGRYDVLCDPQNAEQGRDLLARLTI; translated from the coding sequence ATGACGAGTCCTTTCCAGTCCGGACCGACCCCGGGCGCACCGGGCGCGACGCCCACCCCACAGGCAGGCGGTCGCGGTGTGCCCGGCCCGCTGCCCACGCCGCCGAAGGGCTGGCCGATCGGGTCGTACGCGACCTACGCCGAGGCCCAGCGTGCGGTGGACTACCTGTCCGATCAGCAGTTCCCCGTCCAGCAGGTGACCATCGTCGGGGTGGACCTGATGCAGGTGGAGCGGGTCACCGGCCGGCTGACGTGGCCCAAGGTCCTCGGCGGCGGTGTGCTGACCGGCGCCTGGCTCGGTCTGTTCATCGGCCTGATCCTCGGTTTCTTCAGCCCGAACCCGTGGAGCGCACTGCTCACCGGCCTGATCGCCGGCGTGTTCTTCGGCCTCATCACCTCGGCGATCCCGTACGCGATGGCGCGCGGCACAAGGGATTTCAGCTCGACCATGCAACTGGTCGCCGGCCGCTACGACGTCCTGTGCGACCCACAGAACGCCGAACAGGGCCGGGATCTGCTGGCGCGCTTGACGATCTGA
- a CDS encoding ABC transporter ATP-binding protein, with protein sequence MAEIVLDRVTKSYPNGATAVKDLSITIADGEFIILVGPSGCGKSTTLNMIAGLEDITSGELRIGGQRVNDKAPKDRDIAMVFQSYALYPHMTVRQNIGFPLTLAKVSKQEINAKVEETAKILDLTELLDRKPGQLSGGQRQRVAMGRAIVRNPKAFLMDEPLSNLDAKLRVQMRSEIARLQNRLGTTTVYVTHDQTEAMTLGDRVVVMLAGVAQQIGSPEELYNRPANLFVAGFIGSPAMNFFPATLTDVGVRLPFGEVTLTQEAQDLISRRGKPKNVIVGVRPEHLEDASVVDGYARIRALTFEVKADMVESLGAEKYVHFRTEGAGAQSDQLAQLAVESGQGENEFVARVSTESPVRQGETITLALDTSKLVIFDADSGENLTIPDEKSSATPTIAEPEQPGE encoded by the coding sequence ATGGCCGAAATCGTCTTGGACCGGGTGACCAAGAGTTACCCGAACGGTGCGACGGCCGTGAAGGATCTGTCGATCACCATCGCCGACGGCGAGTTCATCATCCTGGTCGGGCCGTCCGGCTGCGGTAAGTCGACGACGCTGAACATGATCGCCGGCCTGGAGGACATCACCTCGGGTGAACTACGCATCGGCGGGCAGCGGGTCAACGACAAGGCGCCCAAGGACCGCGACATCGCGATGGTGTTCCAGTCCTACGCGCTGTATCCGCACATGACCGTCCGGCAGAACATCGGGTTCCCGCTCACCCTGGCCAAGGTCTCCAAACAGGAGATCAACGCCAAGGTCGAGGAGACCGCGAAGATCCTGGACCTCACCGAACTGCTGGACCGCAAACCCGGTCAGCTCTCGGGTGGTCAGCGCCAGCGGGTGGCGATGGGGCGGGCCATCGTGCGCAACCCCAAGGCGTTCCTGATGGACGAACCGCTGAGCAACCTGGACGCCAAGCTGCGTGTGCAGATGCGTTCGGAGATCGCCCGGCTGCAGAACCGGCTGGGCACCACCACCGTCTACGTCACCCACGACCAGACCGAGGCGATGACGCTCGGCGACCGCGTGGTGGTCATGCTGGCGGGGGTGGCCCAGCAGATCGGCTCACCCGAGGAGCTCTACAACCGGCCGGCGAACCTGTTCGTCGCCGGTTTCATCGGGTCGCCGGCGATGAACTTCTTCCCGGCCACGCTCACCGATGTCGGCGTGCGCCTGCCGTTCGGTGAGGTCACGCTCACCCAGGAGGCGCAGGACCTGATCAGCCGCCGGGGTAAACCGAAGAACGTCATCGTCGGGGTCCGCCCCGAGCACCTGGAGGACGCGTCGGTGGTCGACGGCTACGCGCGGATCCGGGCGCTGACCTTCGAGGTCAAGGCCGACATGGTCGAGTCGCTCGGCGCCGAGAAGTACGTGCACTTCCGCACCGAGGGAGCCGGTGCGCAGTCCGATCAGCTGGCGCAGCTCGCCGTCGAATCCGGCCAGGGCGAGAACGAGTTCGTGGCGCGGGTGTCCACCGAATCCCCGGTCCGCCAAGGGGAGACGATCACCCTCGCGCTCGACACGTCGAAGCTGGTGATCTTCGATGCGGATTCGGGGGAGAACCTCACGATTCCCGACGAGAAGTCCTCCGCCACACCGACGATCGCAGAACCCGAGCAGCCCGGCGAGTGA
- a CDS encoding DUF1003 domain-containing protein has protein sequence MSELSARGRLDTPRSPRRISFSVDREAVGQFGERVARFLGTGRYLLVQTVIVIVWIALNLFAVSLQWDPYPFILLNLAFSTQAAYAAPLILLAQNRQENRDRVSLDEDRRRAAQTKADTEYLARELAALRLAVGEVATRDYLRRELEELREMVAALLAAGGVDARESGAKYDGGERRSKRTG, from the coding sequence ATGAGCGAGTTGTCGGCGCGCGGTCGGCTGGACACCCCGCGCAGTCCGCGCCGCATCTCGTTCTCGGTGGACCGGGAGGCGGTCGGCCAGTTCGGTGAGCGGGTCGCCCGCTTCCTCGGCACCGGCCGCTACCTGTTGGTGCAGACCGTGATCGTGATCGTCTGGATCGCGCTGAACCTGTTCGCCGTGTCGCTGCAGTGGGATCCGTACCCGTTCATCCTGCTCAACCTCGCGTTCTCCACCCAGGCCGCCTACGCCGCGCCCTTGATCCTGCTGGCGCAGAACCGCCAGGAGAACCGCGACCGGGTGTCGCTGGACGAGGACCGCCGGCGGGCCGCGCAGACCAAGGCCGACACCGAGTACCTCGCCCGCGAACTGGCCGCGCTGCGGCTGGCCGTCGGCGAGGTCGCCACCCGCGACTACCTGCGCCGCGAACTCGAGGAACTCCGCGAGATGGTCGCCGCCCTGCTGGCCGCCGGCGGCGTCGACGCACGCGAATCGGGGGCGAAATACGACGGCGGCGAGCGGCGGTCGAAACGAACCGGCTGA
- a CDS encoding suppressor of fused domain protein, which produces MTDVLTVVRAQLGEHFRRAGITAEPVAASVTFLGTERIEVLRFGPDPDGVAHYVSLGCSRHPMFDPTELVTDPVHGPRAEVVVSLRGSTPKGLARSLAVVAAAPAVEGLVLEADALIDLETPLWEPAPFTAFLLGRSDIDDIALPGPMPAVTVFSATPITPTEAAWVRLKGADAMREAWATDGVDVLDPHRRAASPS; this is translated from the coding sequence GTGACCGATGTCCTGACCGTGGTGCGCGCCCAGCTGGGCGAGCATTTCCGGCGGGCCGGGATCACCGCGGAGCCCGTCGCCGCCAGCGTCACGTTCCTGGGCACCGAGCGGATCGAGGTGCTGCGGTTCGGCCCCGACCCGGACGGCGTCGCGCACTACGTGTCGCTTGGCTGTTCGCGCCATCCGATGTTCGATCCCACGGAGCTGGTGACCGATCCGGTGCACGGGCCGCGTGCGGAAGTCGTTGTGTCGCTGCGTGGTTCGACGCCGAAGGGGCTGGCCCGTTCGCTGGCAGTGGTGGCCGCCGCACCCGCCGTCGAGGGGCTGGTGCTGGAGGCGGACGCGTTGATCGACCTCGAGACTCCGCTGTGGGAGCCGGCGCCGTTCACCGCTTTCCTGTTGGGCCGCAGCGACATCGACGATATCGCCCTGCCCGGCCCGATGCCCGCGGTGACGGTGTTCTCGGCCACGCCGATCACCCCGACCGAGGCGGCGTGGGTGCGGCTCAAGGGCGCCGACGCGATGCGGGAGGCGTGGGCGACCGACGGTGTGGATGTCCTCGATCCCCATCGAAGAGCGGCGAGCCCCAGCTAG